In the Kaistia algarum genome, one interval contains:
- a CDS encoding IlvD/Edd family dehydratase — translation MSDKSKTRFRSSEWFGKNDKDSFIHRSWMRNQGIPSRMFDGRPVIGICNTWSELTPCNAHFRTIAEHVKRGVIEAGGFPLEFPVTSTGESNLRPTAMFLRNLVSMDVEESIRGNPLDGIVLLCGCDKTTPALVMGAASVDLPTIVVSGGPMLNGKYRGKEIGSGTAVWQLSEEVKSGKISVEDFMDAEAAMSRSPGHCMTMGTASTMASMVEALGIALPQNAAIPAVDSRRNVLANTAGLRIVDMVREDLKLSKILTKAAFENAIRVNGAIGGSTNAVVHLLAIAGRVGVDLTLADWDRLGQDIPTILNLQPSGKYLMEDFYYAGGLPAVMRQLAEAGHLHREITTVTGKSVWEGIEKAPNWNAEVIHSLDDPLTASGGIAVLRGNLAPDGAIIKPSAASAELMTHRGRAVVFENIEDYHDRINDEALDIDETCIMVLKNCGPLGYPGFAEVGNMGLPPKVLRKGVRDMVRISDGRMSGTAYGTVILHTAPEAAKGGPLAAVQNGDFIEVDVAARRVHLDISDEELARRMKAWQPPPPHSKSGYTRLYTDHVMQADTGADFDILVGSRGSAVPRESH, via the coding sequence ATGAGCGACAAGTCAAAGACCCGTTTCCGGTCGTCAGAATGGTTCGGCAAGAACGACAAAGATTCGTTCATCCACCGGAGCTGGATGCGCAATCAGGGAATACCATCGCGCATGTTCGATGGCCGACCCGTGATCGGCATTTGCAACACCTGGTCGGAACTCACCCCCTGCAATGCTCATTTTCGGACCATTGCTGAACATGTGAAGCGCGGCGTCATCGAGGCCGGCGGTTTTCCCCTCGAATTCCCCGTCACCTCGACCGGCGAATCCAACCTGCGCCCCACCGCCATGTTCTTGCGCAACCTCGTATCCATGGATGTCGAGGAATCGATTCGCGGCAATCCGCTCGACGGCATCGTGCTGCTGTGCGGCTGCGACAAGACCACGCCGGCCCTGGTGATGGGCGCCGCCAGCGTCGACCTGCCGACCATCGTGGTCTCCGGCGGACCGATGCTCAACGGCAAATATCGCGGCAAGGAAATCGGCTCGGGCACGGCCGTCTGGCAGCTCAGCGAAGAGGTCAAGAGCGGCAAGATCAGCGTCGAGGACTTCATGGACGCCGAAGCCGCCATGTCGCGGTCGCCCGGCCATTGCATGACGATGGGCACCGCGTCGACGATGGCGTCGATGGTCGAGGCGCTCGGCATCGCCCTGCCCCAGAACGCCGCCATTCCGGCCGTCGATTCCCGGCGCAACGTGCTCGCCAACACCGCCGGGCTTCGCATCGTCGACATGGTCCGCGAGGACCTCAAGCTGTCGAAGATCCTGACCAAGGCGGCCTTCGAAAATGCCATCCGGGTCAATGGCGCGATCGGCGGCTCCACCAACGCGGTGGTGCATCTCCTGGCCATCGCGGGTCGGGTCGGCGTCGATCTCACGCTGGCCGACTGGGACCGGCTCGGCCAAGACATTCCGACCATTCTCAACCTGCAGCCATCCGGCAAATATCTGATGGAGGATTTCTACTATGCCGGCGGCCTGCCCGCCGTCATGCGCCAGCTGGCGGAAGCCGGGCACCTGCACCGGGAGATCACGACCGTCACCGGCAAGTCGGTATGGGAGGGCATCGAGAAGGCGCCCAACTGGAACGCCGAGGTCATCCACTCCCTCGACGATCCGCTGACCGCCAGCGGCGGCATAGCGGTCCTGCGCGGCAACCTCGCTCCCGACGGCGCCATCATCAAGCCGTCGGCCGCCTCCGCGGAACTGATGACCCATCGCGGGCGGGCCGTGGTGTTCGAGAACATCGAGGACTATCACGACCGGATCAATGACGAGGCGCTCGACATCGACGAGACCTGCATCATGGTCCTGAAGAACTGCGGCCCCCTCGGATATCCGGGGTTCGCCGAGGTTGGAAACATGGGACTTCCGCCCAAAGTTTTGCGGAAGGGCGTGCGCGACATGGTCCGCATTTCCGACGGGCGCATGAGCGGAACGGCTTACGGCACGGTGATCCTGCATACCGCGCCCGAGGCCGCTAAGGGCGGCCCCCTCGCCGCGGTTCAAAATGGCGATTTCATCGAGGTCGATGTTGCGGCCCGGCGCGTCCATCTCGACATTTCCGATGAGGAACTGGCCCGCCGAATGAAGGCGTGGCAGCCCCCGCCGCCGCATTCGAAGAGCGGCTATACGCGCCTCTACACCGACCACGTCATGCAGGCCGATACCGGCGCGGATTTCGACATTCTCGTCGGGTCGCGCGGCTCCGCCGTGCCGCGCGAATCGCACTAG
- a CDS encoding aldo/keto reductase, with amino-acid sequence MKATDRRSLGKSGIETTLLGLGGAPLGDLYEVIPESRAAETIETAYRLGARLFDTAPLYGMGVSEHRFGAVLRQKPHERDDFVMCTKVGRYLVPQDRSSVDRSVFKGGLDFRLVADYSYDGTMRAIDQSFQRLGMNRIDVAHIHDVDVQTWGEEGYRQRFKEASDGAFRALAELRSQGVIKAVGVGVNEIGPLLDFAAAGDYDCFMLAGRYTLLQPQALDELLPLCESRGIGVLTAGPYNSGILATGARPGAMYNYKPAPQPILDRVAQIEAVAARHGVPLAAAAIQFPLAHPAVSAMVPGAVRPSEVEANVALIEHPIPGDFWAELKHENLLRADAPTP; translated from the coding sequence GTGAAAGCCACGGACAGGCGCTCGCTCGGGAAGAGCGGAATCGAAACGACGTTGCTCGGCCTTGGCGGCGCCCCGCTCGGGGATCTCTACGAGGTCATACCGGAATCGCGAGCCGCCGAGACGATCGAGACTGCCTACCGGCTCGGCGCGCGGCTGTTCGATACTGCGCCGCTCTACGGCATGGGCGTTTCCGAGCATCGGTTCGGCGCCGTGCTGCGCCAGAAGCCGCATGAGCGGGACGATTTCGTCATGTGCACCAAGGTCGGCCGCTATCTCGTCCCGCAGGACCGGAGTTCGGTCGATCGAAGCGTCTTCAAGGGCGGTCTCGATTTCCGGCTGGTCGCCGATTACAGCTATGACGGCACGATGCGGGCGATCGACCAGAGCTTCCAGCGCCTCGGCATGAACCGCATCGACGTCGCCCATATCCACGATGTCGATGTCCAGACCTGGGGCGAGGAAGGGTACCGGCAGCGCTTCAAGGAGGCGAGCGACGGCGCGTTCCGGGCGCTGGCCGAGCTGCGCTCGCAGGGCGTGATCAAGGCCGTCGGCGTCGGCGTCAACGAGATCGGGCCGCTGCTCGATTTCGCGGCGGCCGGCGATTATGACTGCTTCATGCTGGCCGGGCGCTATACGCTGCTGCAACCGCAGGCGCTCGACGAGTTGTTGCCGCTCTGCGAGAGCCGCGGCATCGGCGTTCTCACGGCGGGACCCTATAATTCGGGGATCCTGGCCACCGGGGCGCGCCCGGGCGCGATGTACAATTACAAGCCCGCGCCGCAGCCGATCCTCGACCGCGTCGCGCAGATCGAGGCCGTCGCGGCGCGGCATGGCGTGCCGCTGGCGGCTGCCGCGATCCAGTTTCCGCTGGCCCATCCGGCGGTCAGCGCCATGGTGCCGGGAGCGGTGCGGCCGAGCGAGGTCGAGGCGAATGTCGCCCTGATCGAACATCCGATACCGGGAGATTTCTGGGCGGAGCTGAAGCACGAAAACCTACTGCGCGCCGACGCGCCGACGCCCTGA
- a CDS encoding GMC family oxidoreductase, which translates to MDYDYIVVGGGSSGCVTAWRLVEKYGARVLMLEAGHLDDSMLFKMPAGFFKMLGGSKYLNIYESEPQPALGGRTSKVPQANVLGGGSSVNAMIYMRGKPSEYAEWDAAVGNNAGWSWEHMLPYYTRLEGNERLNGPAHGIDGPLKVSDHKYICDMAHVFLKTMQGMGVPYTNDFNAGTQYGAGFMQLTTDHGKRCSASVAFLDPIRKNKNFSLKTGAKVTRLLFEGDKVVGVEYAHKGQVHQARAGQEVILCSGSYVSPKMLMLSGIGPAAELEKHGIKVRVDLPGVGQNLQDHHEVPVSAYTNGAYGYFGEERGLKMLVNGVQYLLFNSGPVASNGAETCAFVNPITRDSDTTVKIYCVAMIYLDRDVFDAKPGHGVTFTLCLMRPKARGNLKLKSANPLDNVVINPNFLGHPDDLATEIAAIRYAREILASRPMKDTISQEVLPGPDIQTDDELAAFCRRTVKTNYHPVGTCAMGLESNPMSVVTPELKVKGVQSLRIFDASIMPNILSSNTNAPTMAIADKAVSMMMGEAPLPPAQI; encoded by the coding sequence ATGGACTACGACTACATCGTCGTCGGAGGCGGCAGCTCGGGATGCGTCACGGCGTGGCGTCTGGTCGAGAAGTATGGCGCGCGAGTTTTGATGCTCGAGGCCGGCCATCTCGACGACAGCATGCTGTTCAAGATGCCGGCCGGCTTCTTCAAGATGCTGGGCGGCAGCAAATATCTGAACATCTACGAATCCGAGCCGCAGCCGGCCCTCGGCGGTCGCACCTCCAAGGTGCCGCAGGCCAATGTCCTTGGCGGCGGCAGTTCCGTGAATGCGATGATCTACATGCGCGGCAAGCCGTCGGAATATGCCGAATGGGATGCCGCGGTCGGCAACAATGCCGGCTGGTCGTGGGAGCATATGCTTCCCTATTACACCCGCCTCGAAGGCAATGAGCGGCTGAACGGCCCGGCGCACGGCATTGACGGCCCGCTGAAGGTCTCGGACCACAAATATATCTGCGACATGGCCCATGTATTCCTGAAGACGATGCAGGGCATGGGCGTGCCCTACACGAACGACTTCAATGCCGGCACGCAGTATGGCGCCGGCTTCATGCAGCTGACGACCGACCACGGCAAGCGCTGCAGCGCCTCGGTCGCCTTCCTCGATCCGATCCGGAAGAACAAGAATTTCTCGCTGAAGACGGGCGCCAAGGTGACCCGGCTCCTGTTCGAGGGCGACAAGGTCGTCGGCGTCGAATACGCCCATAAGGGCCAGGTTCATCAGGCGCGCGCGGGACAGGAAGTGATCCTCTGCTCGGGCTCCTATGTGTCGCCGAAGATGCTGATGCTCTCGGGCATCGGCCCGGCCGCCGAACTCGAAAAGCACGGCATCAAGGTCAGGGTCGATCTCCCGGGAGTCGGCCAGAACCTGCAGGACCATCACGAGGTTCCGGTCAGCGCCTATACGAACGGCGCCTATGGCTATTTCGGCGAGGAACGCGGCCTCAAAATGTTGGTCAACGGGGTGCAATACCTGTTGTTCAACAGCGGTCCCGTCGCCTCGAACGGCGCGGAGACCTGCGCCTTCGTCAACCCAATCACCCGCGACAGCGACACGACGGTCAAGATCTACTGCGTCGCGATGATCTATCTCGACCGCGACGTGTTCGACGCCAAGCCCGGCCATGGCGTGACGTTCACCCTATGCCTGATGCGGCCCAAGGCGCGCGGCAATCTCAAGCTGAAGTCGGCGAACCCTCTGGACAACGTCGTCATCAACCCGAACTTCCTCGGTCACCCCGACGATTTGGCGACGGAGATCGCCGCGATCCGCTACGCCCGCGAGATCCTGGCCAGCCGTCCGATGAAGGATACGATTTCGCAGGAGGTTCTGCCGGGTCCCGACATCCAGACGGATGACGAACTCGCAGCCTTCTGCCGCCGCACGGTCAAGACCAACTACCACCCAGTCGGAACCTGCGCGATGGGCCTCGAATCCAACCCCATGTCGGTCGTGACGCCGGAACTGAAGGTCAAGGGCGTCCAGTCGCTGAGGATCTTCGACGCGTCGATCATGCCGAACATCCTGAGTTCGAACACCAACGCGCCGACCATGGCGATCGCCGACAAGGCGGTATCGATGATGATGGGAGAAGCGCCACTGCCGCCCGCGCAGATCTAG
- the araD1 gene encoding AraD1 family protein, producing MRLVQFLGTGDERRVAALVDGAKSYRAVAAESVRGLALDAHSAGQSLAEHVRDRLRVEEVDVETLHRERRLLLPLDHPEPSRVTIGITGLTHLGSAQQRDAMHAKMQAETLSDSMKMFKLGVEGGKPAPGEIGVQPEWAYKGDGDWMVPPGAPIEQPDYAEDGGEEAEIVGLYVIADDGTVLRVGYALGNEYSDHVMERRNYLYLAHSKLRQCSFGPELLVGELPQDVHGRVSILRQDQAVWSSPFLSGEANMSHSISNLERHHFKYSGFRRAGDVHVYFYGAGILSFGEVVLQAGDICKVESPLFGLPLVNPIVKGTRTEPTILAL from the coding sequence ATGCGCCTCGTACAGTTCTTGGGCACGGGGGACGAGCGCCGTGTCGCGGCCCTGGTGGACGGCGCGAAATCCTATCGCGCGGTGGCGGCGGAATCGGTGCGCGGTCTGGCGTTGGACGCTCATAGCGCCGGTCAATCCCTGGCCGAACACGTCCGGGACCGGTTGAGGGTGGAAGAAGTCGACGTCGAGACACTGCATCGGGAAAGGCGCCTGCTGCTGCCGCTCGATCATCCCGAACCCTCCCGCGTGACGATCGGCATCACCGGCCTCACCCATCTCGGCAGCGCCCAGCAGCGCGACGCCATGCACGCGAAGATGCAGGCGGAAACGCTCAGCGACAGCATGAAGATGTTCAAGCTCGGCGTCGAAGGCGGCAAGCCGGCACCGGGCGAGATCGGCGTGCAGCCGGAATGGGCCTATAAGGGCGACGGCGACTGGATGGTTCCGCCGGGCGCGCCGATCGAACAGCCGGACTATGCGGAGGATGGCGGCGAGGAGGCCGAGATCGTCGGCCTATATGTCATCGCCGATGACGGCACGGTCCTCCGTGTCGGCTATGCGCTCGGCAATGAATATTCCGACCATGTCATGGAACGTCGCAACTACCTCTACCTCGCCCATTCCAAGCTGAGGCAATGTTCGTTTGGACCGGAACTGCTTGTCGGCGAACTGCCGCAGGACGTGCACGGCCGCGTCAGCATCCTCCGCCAGGATCAGGCCGTCTGGTCATCGCCCTTCCTGTCGGGCGAAGCCAATATGAGCCACTCCATTTCGAACCTGGAGCGGCACCATTTCAAATATTCGGGCTTCCGGCGCGCCGGAGACGTCCATGTCTATTTCTACGGAGCCGGCATCCTCAGCTTCGGCGAGGTGGTCTTGCAGGCGGGTGACATCTGCAAGGTGGAGTCGCCGCTGTTCGGCCTGCCGCTGGTGAACCCGATCGTGAAGGGAACGCGGACCGAGCCAACGATCCTGGCACTCTGA
- a CDS encoding M24 family metallopeptidase encodes MDINLRSIQIPDFGVPLDLPPIPAAIYEARVKALYEKAGADWVVVYADREHIANMAFLTGFEPRFEEALLLLGPSERRILVVGNESQSYAPLAGLPGIEIVLSQTMSLMGQDRSSRPNLAVVLQDIGLRKGDCIGLAGWKYLAADEWDGELPSFQAPAFIVDTLRKVAGDPAAVSDATPILMHPETGLRAVVDVHQIAAGEWGSARASAAVWRIVSGVREGDSEYLATSRMGYAGEALSCHTMFASASAGAPVVGLRSPTGRVMKLGDGVTTAVGYWGGLSSRAGLFSAGDDGFLEIAKAYFRGLITWYETAEIGVAGGDLFDAVVSKLAEGSLGSALNPGHLVGYDEWVNSPVRPGSTERIASGMPFQIDVIPVPMPDNWALNCEDSVTFADEELRAELKALYPEVHARIEARRAFMADALGVTVKPSILPLSNIPLCLPPFWLASDQLLVRA; translated from the coding sequence ATGGATATTAACCTTCGCTCCATCCAGATCCCGGATTTCGGAGTGCCGCTGGATCTGCCGCCGATACCGGCCGCCATTTATGAGGCGCGAGTCAAGGCGCTCTACGAGAAGGCGGGCGCCGACTGGGTCGTGGTTTATGCCGATCGCGAACATATCGCCAACATGGCCTTCCTGACCGGCTTCGAGCCGCGTTTCGAGGAAGCGCTGTTGCTGCTCGGGCCTTCCGAGCGTCGCATCCTCGTCGTTGGCAATGAAAGCCAGAGCTACGCGCCGCTCGCCGGCCTGCCCGGTATCGAGATCGTGCTCAGCCAGACGATGAGCCTTATGGGCCAGGACCGGTCGAGCCGGCCGAACCTCGCCGTGGTGCTTCAGGATATCGGCCTTCGCAAGGGCGACTGCATCGGGCTTGCCGGCTGGAAATATCTGGCTGCCGACGAGTGGGACGGCGAACTGCCGAGCTTCCAGGCCCCGGCCTTCATCGTAGACACGCTGCGCAAGGTCGCCGGCGATCCGGCGGCGGTGAGCGATGCGACGCCGATCCTGATGCATCCGGAGACCGGGCTTCGCGCCGTCGTCGACGTGCATCAGATCGCCGCCGGCGAATGGGGATCGGCGCGCGCCTCGGCCGCCGTCTGGCGGATCGTCAGCGGCGTCCGCGAGGGCGACAGCGAATATCTCGCCACCTCGCGCATGGGCTATGCCGGCGAAGCGCTGAGCTGCCACACCATGTTCGCCTCGGCGAGCGCCGGTGCCCCGGTCGTCGGCCTGCGCAGCCCGACGGGCCGCGTGATGAAGCTGGGCGATGGTGTCACGACGGCCGTCGGATATTGGGGCGGCCTTTCCTCGCGCGCCGGGCTGTTCTCGGCCGGCGACGACGGCTTCCTGGAGATTGCGAAGGCCTATTTCCGCGGCCTCATCACCTGGTACGAGACAGCCGAGATTGGTGTCGCCGGTGGCGATCTGTTCGATGCCGTAGTCAGCAAGCTGGCGGAGGGCTCTCTGGGCTCCGCGCTCAATCCCGGACATCTGGTCGGTTACGACGAATGGGTCAATTCGCCGGTGCGGCCTGGCTCGACCGAGCGCATTGCCTCCGGCATGCCTTTCCAGATCGACGTCATCCCCGTGCCGATGCCAGATAACTGGGCGCTCAACTGCGAAGATTCGGTAACCTTCGCTGACGAGGAACTTCGCGCCGAGTTGAAGGCGCTCTATCCCGAGGTGCATGCCAGAATCGAGGCTCGCCGCGCTTTTATGGCGGACGCCCTGGGCGTCACCGTCAAACCGTCGATCCTGCCGCTTTCCAACATTCCGCTCTGCTTACCCCCCTTCTGGCTGGCGTCGGACCAGTTGCTCGTCCGCGCGTGA
- a CDS encoding SDR family NAD(P)-dependent oxidoreductase, whose translation MAQLQGVVIVTGAASGIGRATAQHLVKCGATVVAADIDAAGLATLEGRGIHVISADLTRNAECLAVASFAAGLGPVRGLFNCAGLELHGTVVEMPESDWDRVMGINLKAIFLLSKHVIPHLVANGGGAVVNMSSIHAHATSQQVAAYAATKGAVLSMTRAMALDHGKDKVRVVAICPGAIETPLLRANAASFNPENPEAKIAEWAAEHALDRLGQPIEIAKAVAFLLSDDASFITGSNHLVDGGMLASF comes from the coding sequence GTGGCTCAGTTGCAAGGCGTGGTGATCGTGACCGGCGCGGCCTCTGGAATCGGACGGGCGACGGCGCAGCATCTGGTGAAATGCGGTGCGACGGTCGTCGCGGCCGATATCGATGCAGCGGGTCTCGCGACGCTCGAAGGCCGGGGAATCCATGTGATTTCCGCCGATCTCACGCGGAACGCCGAATGTCTTGCCGTCGCTTCGTTCGCGGCCGGCCTCGGTCCCGTTCGCGGGCTGTTCAATTGCGCCGGGCTGGAACTGCACGGCACCGTGGTAGAGATGCCGGAGAGCGACTGGGACCGGGTGATGGGCATCAATTTGAAGGCCATCTTCCTCCTGTCGAAGCACGTCATCCCGCATCTGGTCGCCAATGGTGGGGGTGCGGTGGTGAACATGTCGTCGATCCACGCCCATGCGACGTCGCAGCAGGTCGCCGCCTATGCCGCAACCAAGGGAGCGGTCCTCTCGATGACCCGCGCGATGGCGCTCGACCACGGCAAGGACAAGGTCCGCGTCGTCGCGATCTGCCCCGGCGCCATCGAGACGCCCTTGCTTCGCGCCAATGCCGCATCGTTCAACCCGGAAAACCCGGAAGCCAAGATCGCCGAATGGGCGGCCGAACATGCCCTCGACCGGCTGGGTCAACCGATCGAGATCGCCAAGGCCGTCGCCTTCCTGCTGTCGGACGATGCGTCCTTCATCACCGGCTCCAATCATCTGGTCGACGGGGGAATGCTGGCTTCGTTCTAG
- a CDS encoding GMC family oxidoreductase: protein MNSHCDVLVVGAGAAGALIARTLAEAGLDVVCLDQGPWFPAAEKPHWHSDWEWQRVTDWSTTVNNRQRPNDYPIDTQSENTLMWNGVGGSTVVYTAVWPRFRPSDFRKGVEHGLAPDWPISYEDLEPFYEATDAMIGVGGMVGDPAIPPRGPFQVRPPAHGKLSEKAGSAFDRLGWHRWPMPVAILGEDFDGRPACNNCSACQSGCPTGAMYDVSLSLMPKALAAGVRLIPNARVERIETGRGGRATGAVYVDRMTSTRHRQTADVVVLCGNGIGTPRLLLLSSDARHPNGLANSSGQVGRNLMHHSAAIVDCWVDEALDSHMGVINGAQISEEFAETDTSRGFVNGFTLHTVRHNGAGFQALGAHSGNRGPWGEAHHETFRKRFSRGFSVLVVGDDLPDPENRVTLSSDLVDSSGLPTAKVDYRLGENDKRLIRFGIERAVEVCHAADGFDITINDFHDPVKGYQPPTWHLLGTARMGFDPSDSVVNLWHQAWDVPNLFIVDGSSMPTGAAVNPTSTISALALRAAKKIVAEFSTLRSSTIGFLKA from the coding sequence ATGAACTCGCATTGCGACGTACTGGTCGTGGGAGCCGGGGCGGCGGGCGCCCTGATCGCCAGGACGCTGGCGGAAGCCGGCCTCGATGTCGTGTGCCTCGACCAGGGCCCCTGGTTTCCGGCGGCCGAGAAGCCGCATTGGCACTCCGACTGGGAATGGCAGCGGGTGACCGACTGGTCGACGACGGTCAACAATCGCCAGCGCCCCAATGACTATCCGATCGATACGCAATCGGAAAACACGCTGATGTGGAACGGCGTCGGCGGGTCGACGGTCGTCTACACCGCGGTGTGGCCGCGCTTCCGGCCGAGCGATTTCCGCAAGGGCGTCGAGCACGGCTTGGCGCCGGACTGGCCGATTTCCTATGAGGACCTCGAGCCATTCTATGAGGCGACTGACGCCATGATCGGCGTCGGTGGCATGGTCGGCGATCCGGCCATCCCGCCGCGCGGTCCGTTTCAGGTCAGGCCTCCGGCGCACGGCAAGCTCAGCGAAAAGGCGGGAAGCGCATTCGATCGCCTGGGCTGGCATCGTTGGCCCATGCCGGTCGCCATCCTGGGCGAGGATTTCGACGGCCGGCCGGCCTGCAACAATTGCAGCGCCTGCCAGAGCGGCTGCCCGACCGGCGCCATGTATGACGTGTCGCTGTCGCTGATGCCGAAGGCGTTGGCCGCCGGGGTGCGCCTCATCCCCAATGCCCGCGTTGAGCGGATCGAGACAGGCCGCGGCGGCCGGGCCACCGGCGCGGTCTATGTCGATCGCATGACCAGCACCCGCCATCGCCAGACCGCTGATGTCGTCGTGCTTTGCGGCAACGGAATCGGCACACCGCGCCTGCTGCTTCTATCCTCGGACGCCCGCCATCCGAACGGCCTCGCCAATTCAAGCGGCCAGGTCGGCCGCAATTTGATGCATCACAGCGCGGCGATCGTCGATTGCTGGGTCGACGAGGCGCTCGACAGCCATATGGGTGTGATCAACGGCGCCCAGATCAGCGAAGAGTTTGCCGAGACCGATACGAGCCGCGGTTTCGTCAATGGCTTCACCTTGCACACGGTTCGCCATAACGGAGCCGGCTTTCAAGCTCTAGGCGCCCATAGCGGCAATCGCGGACCCTGGGGCGAGGCGCATCACGAGACGTTCCGCAAGCGCTTCTCGCGCGGCTTCTCCGTGCTCGTGGTCGGCGATGATCTGCCGGATCCGGAAAATCGCGTGACGCTCTCCAGCGATCTCGTCGATTCCAGCGGACTGCCGACGGCGAAAGTCGACTACCGTCTGGGGGAGAACGACAAGCGCCTGATCCGCTTCGGCATCGAGCGGGCCGTGGAAGTCTGCCACGCGGCAGATGGGTTCGATATCACCATCAACGATTTCCACGATCCGGTGAAGGGCTATCAGCCGCCGACCTGGCACCTTCTCGGCACCGCGCGCATGGGCTTCGATCCATCGGACTCCGTCGTCAATCTCTGGCATCAGGCGTGGGACGTGCCGAACCTGTTCATCGTCGACGGCAGCTCGATGCCGACCGGCGCAGCCGTCAATCCCACGAGCACGATCAGCGCTTTGGCGTTGCGCGCGGCTAAGAAAATAGTGGCTGAATTTTCGACGTTAAGGTCGAGCACTATCGGCTTCCTGAAAGCCTGA
- a CDS encoding ABC transporter substrate-binding protein translates to MNKKNQSNFMMPNRRQVVGGLGAALGLGAFGRAFAQSNAADWKKFSGTNLRLLLVNHWWTDAIKSRIAEFEALTGMTVTLDILTEDNYYQKAAVELSAGTSNYDALMVGNLQAGQYMSAGWLAPLGDIIGSNAIIDSSWYNMDDVFASGRAAGTMQNKLMALPISTECEVVMYRTDLLEKAGIGPIETMDQLVSAASALNKDGVSGIVGRGRRGLDIVWVWTGYLLTQGGDFFKDGKSALGSDASKMAADTYLNKLLKQNGPQGTANMSWLEASAVFKEGKAALWTDASGLLAVTLDKSTSKVADTVGAYAWPSSGSNAPAPNYWFWLIGMPAKSKNPDAASLFIAWATSPEVSMQVGRKTGSPVARASVWADEDFTKFFPGNTAAQVSKSLASVQPERVPFSDPKFPQVVDALSVELVNILTGSKDVDTGMNDANTAVDEVMNG, encoded by the coding sequence ATGAACAAGAAGAACCAGTCGAATTTCATGATGCCGAACCGCCGGCAGGTCGTCGGCGGCCTCGGCGCCGCACTCGGACTGGGCGCCTTCGGACGCGCCTTCGCACAGTCCAATGCCGCGGACTGGAAGAAGTTCTCGGGCACCAACCTGCGCCTGCTTCTGGTGAACCATTGGTGGACCGACGCCATCAAGTCGCGCATCGCCGAATTCGAGGCGCTGACGGGCATGACGGTCACGCTCGATATCCTTACCGAGGATAACTACTACCAGAAGGCCGCCGTCGAACTCTCGGCCGGCACCAGCAATTACGACGCGCTCATGGTCGGCAATCTTCAGGCCGGGCAGTACATGTCCGCCGGCTGGCTCGCGCCTCTCGGCGACATCATCGGCAGCAACGCCATCATCGATTCGAGCTGGTACAATATGGACGACGTCTTCGCGTCGGGCCGCGCTGCCGGCACGATGCAGAACAAGCTGATGGCGCTGCCGATCAGCACCGAATGCGAAGTCGTCATGTATCGCACCGATCTTCTGGAAAAGGCCGGGATCGGCCCGATCGAGACGATGGACCAGTTGGTCAGCGCCGCATCCGCCCTCAACAAGGATGGCGTCTCGGGCATCGTCGGTCGCGGCCGTCGCGGCCTCGACATCGTCTGGGTCTGGACCGGCTATCTCCTCACCCAGGGCGGCGATTTCTTCAAGGACGGCAAGTCGGCCCTCGGCAGCGACGCCAGCAAGATGGCGGCCGACACCTATCTGAACAAGCTGCTCAAGCAGAACGGCCCGCAGGGTACGGCCAACATGTCGTGGCTGGAAGCTTCGGCCGTGTTCAAGGAAGGCAAGGCTGCCCTCTGGACCGACGCGAGCGGCCTGCTGGCGGTGACGCTGGACAAGAGCACGAGCAAGGTGGCCGACACGGTCGGCGCCTATGCGTGGCCGTCCTCCGGCAGCAACGCGCCGGCGCCGAACTACTGGTTCTGGCTGATCGGCATGCCCGCCAAGAGCAAGAACCCCGACGCGGCCTCGCTGTTCATCGCCTGGGCGACCTCGCCGGAAGTGTCGATGCAGGTCGGCCGCAAGACCGGGTCGCCGGTGGCGCGCGCTTCGGTGTGGGCCGACGAGGACTTCACCAAGTTCTTCCCGGGCAACACGGCGGCGCAGGTATCGAAGAGCCTCGCCAGCGTCCAGCCCGAACGGGTGCCGTTCTCCGATCCGAAGTTCCCGCAGGTCGTCGATGCGCTTTCGGTCGAACTGGTCAACATCCTGACCGGCTCGAAGGATGTCGACACGGGAATGAACGACGCCAATACGGCGGTCGACGAAGTCATGAACGGCTGA